The sequence GGGCTTCATCACGCAGCTCATGGGCGGTGAGCTCTCCGAGGCGGACTACTGGCGACTGCTCGCCCAGTACCTGCCGCTGTACGAGGCGCTCGAGCAGGCGATCGAGGCGGCCGCGGCGGAGGATGACCTCGCCGCCGCCTTCCACGACCCGCGCTTCGCCCGCGTCGCCGCGATCCGCGCCGACCTCGCCGCCCGTTTCGGCGCGGACCACGAGATCGATGCGCCGCTGCCCATCACCGCCCGCTACGCGCACCGCATCCGCACGGCGAGCGTGCCGCAGCTGCTGGCCCACCACTACCTGCGCTACCTCGGCGACCTCTCCGGCGGCCAGGCGATCGGCGCGCTGGTCGCCCGCCACTACCAGGTGCCCCGCGAGCAGCTGACCATGTGGGACTTCAGCGACATCGACGCCCCCAAGAGGGTGAAGGACGCCTACCGCGCACACCTCGACGAGATCACCGATCCCGCGGTGCGCGAGGAGTTCCTCGCGGAGACGAAGCTCGGCTACGAGCTGGCCGGCGAGCTGTTCACCGCGCTCGAGCGCTGAGCGCACGGCACGGGGCCCGCCGGGTGGCGCACCGGGGGGGGCGACCTCAGCCGGCGACGGCCGCCGACTGCCGTGCGATCGAGAGCTCCTCGTCGGTGGGCACCACCATCACCGTGACCGCGGACTCTGGGGTGGAGATGACCCGCAGCTCGCTGCTGCGGGCCGCGTTGGCGGCCCGATCCAGCTCGATGCCGAAGCCCTCGAGCCCGGCGAGCAGCCGCTCGCGCACCATCGGCACGTTCTCCCCGATGCCGGCGGTGAAGGCGATGACGTCCAGCCCGCCGAGCACGAAGCTGTAGGAGCCGAGGTACTTCTTCAGCCGGTGCACGTACACGTCCATCGCGAGGGTCGCGGTCTCGTCCCCGGCCTCCACCGCGGCGGTGATGTCGCGGAAGTCGCTCATCCCGCACATGCCGATCATGCCCGAGCGCTTGTTCAGCACGGTGTCGACGTCCTCCGCGCTGTACCCGGCCTGGCGGTGCAGGTGGATGTAGACGGAGGGGTCGATGTCCCCGGTGCGGGTGCCCATCACGAGCCCCTCGAGCGGGGTGAGGCCCATCGAGGTCTCCACGGCCGCACCGCCCCGCACCGCGGAGGCCGAGGCTCCGTTGCCCAGGTGCAGCACGATCTGCCGCAGAGCGGAGACGTCGCGGCCCTGGGCCGCGAGGTGCTCGGAGACGGTCTCGGAGACGAACTGATGGCTGGTGCCGTGCGCGCCGTAGCGGCGCACGCGGTACCGCTGCGCGACCTCGCGGTTCAGGGCGTAGGTCGCCGCGGCCTCCGGCAGCGCGGTGAAGAAGGCGGTGTCGAACACGGCCACGTGCGGCACCTCGGGCAGCAGGGCCTTCGCGCCGTCGATGCCGTCCACCGCGGCATAGTTGTGCAGCGGCGCGAGCTTGCCCAGGTCGTGGATGTCCCAGCGCACCTGGTCGTCGATGAGCACCGGAGCCGAGTAGCGGGCGCCGCCCTGCACCACGCGGTGGCCGACGGCGCGGATCCTGTCATCGTCCAGGGACAGGCCCACGTCCTCGAACAGCGACTCGACGATCTGCATCGCCTCCTTGTGATCCGCCACCGGCCCCTCGAAGGTCGATGTCCGCTCGCCGGCGGCGATCTTCGCGGTGCCCGCCTCCTGGCCCACGCGCTCGACGATGCCGGTCGCGTCGACGGCGCCGTCCCCCGGCGCCAGCAGCTGGAACTTCAGCGAGGAGGAACCGGCGTTGATGACGAGGACGCGCGAGGCGGTGGGATCTGCCATGAGGGGAGCTCCTGAACGCTGTGGGGAGGAGGGGTGCTGTGCGGGGCGGGCCGTCAGGCGGAGGGGGCCGCGGCGGGCTCGGCCTGCGCCTGGATCGCGGTGATGACCACCGTGTTGATGATGTCGTCGACCAGGGCGCCGCGCGAGAGGTCGTTGACCGGCTTGTTCAGGCCCTGCAGGACCGGGCCGATGGCGATCGCCCCGGCGGAGCGCTGGACGGCCTTGTAGGTGTTGTTGCCGGTGTTCAGATCGGGGAACACGAACACCGTCGCACGGCCGGCCACCGAGGAGTCCGGCAGCTTGGTCTTGGCGACCGAGGCGTCCACCGCCGCGTCGTACTGGATCGGGCCCTCCACATCCAGCCCGGGCTCGTCGGCCCGCACCAGCGAGGTCGCCTCGCGCACCTTGTCGACGTCCGCCCCGCTGCCGGAGGAGCCGGTGGAGTAGGAGAGCATCGCGATCCGCGGCGCGATCCCGAACTGCTGCGCGGTCGCGGCGGACTGCACGGCGATGTCCGCCAGCTGCTCGGCCGTGGGATCCGGGTTCACGGCGCAGTCGCCGTAGACCAGCACGCGGTCCTCGAGCGCCATGAGGAACACCGAGGAGACGATCTTCGCGCCGGGCTTCGTCTTGATGATCTCGAAGGAGGGGCGGATCGTGTGGGCCGTGGAGTGGGCGGCGCCGGAGACCATCCCGTCGGCCTCGCCCAGCTGCACCATCATGGTGCCGAAGTAGGAGACGTCCTGGACCTTCTCCCGCGCCTGCTCGAGGGTGACGCCCTTCTTCGCCCGCAGCCGCGCGTACTCTGCGGCGTAGCGCTCGAGGTGCTCCTCGTCATGCGGGGAGACCACGCGCGCCTCGGAGATGTCGTGCCCCAGCTGGGCGGCCCGGGCGCGCAGCGTGTTCTCGTCCCCGAGCAGGATCAGATCGGCGACGCCGCGGGCGAGGATCGCCTCGGCCGCCGCGAGGATCCGGGGCTCCTCGCCCTCGGGGAGCACGATGGTCTTCTTCTCCCCGCGGGCCCGGGCGAGCAGCTCGAACTCGAACATCATCGGCGTGACGACATCGCTGCGGGTCACCTCGAGGGAGGCGAGCAGGTCCGGGATCGGCAGGTGCTCGGCGACGGCCCGTCGGGCGGCGTCCACCTTCTGCGGGCTGCCCACGTCCAGCCGGCCCCTCGACCGCGCCACCTGCAGCGCGGTGTCGAAGGTGGACAGCTCGGTGGTGAGGATCGGCAGATCCTGCTGCACGCCGGAGATCAGGCGACCCACCTCCTCGGGCACGTCGTACCCGCCGGTGAGCACGATCGAGGACAGCGCCGGGAAGGTGCCGGACTGCTGCGCCATCACCAGTCCGGGCAGCAGGTCGTACCGGTCGCCGGGGGCGATCACGGTGCAGTTCTCGGTGAGGCGGCTGAGCACGTTGGGCAGGCTCATCGCCGCGATCACGGTGCCCACGGCGACCCGGTCCAGCCACTCCGGATTGCCCTGCAGCAGCGTGCCGCCCACGGCGTCCTTCAGCTCCTGCACCGTGGGGGCGAGGATCACCGGGTTCTCGGGGATCGCGGCGACCAGCGGGCCGGGCACGCGCGCCGAGACGACGTCGCGGATGGCCTCGAGCGAGTCCGGCTCCGCACGGTTGACGACCACCGCGATCGGCAGCGCGTGGTGGCCGCCGAACTCGCCGACGGAGACGGCGGCCAGCGCGGCGAGCTGATCGGGGCTGCGGTCCAGTCCGGACAGGACCACCACCACCGGGGCGCCCATGTTCGCGGCGACCTCGGCGTTGAAGGCGAGCTCGGTGGGGTTGGCGAGGTCGTCGTAGTCCGAGCCGAGCACCACCAGCACCCCGTAGCGCTCGGCGAGCTCGCGGTGGCGGGCGAGGATCCGCTCGTGCGCCGCGTCCGGATCGGACAGCACCAGCTCGTGGTCCACGCCGATCGCGTCCTCGTAGCTCTGATCCACCGCGGGATGGCTGGTCAGCAGGTCGACGGCGTAGTCGCGCGTGCGCGACGACTTCACGACGGGTCGATACACGCCCACGCGGTCCGACCGCGAGGCGAGCGCTTCGAGGAGGCCGAAAGCCACCATCGACTTGCCGGTCATCCCCTCCGGGCTGGCGATATACACACTCTGGGTCACAGCTCACAGCATAGGTGTGCGGAGGCCGTGGGGACGGGACGAATGTCGCCCTCTTCTCCCGACCGCTCTTCAGGGTCGGCTCGTACGATGGGCTCCATGCTCCGCGTCGCCCTCCGTCCCCGCTTCCTCGGGCTGCTCGCCCTGATGGTGGCGGCGACGATCGTGTGCGGTCTGCTCGCCGGCTGGCAGTGGGACCGGGCGCATCACGCGCTGACCGACAAGGCCGC comes from Brachybacterium faecium DSM 4810 and encodes:
- a CDS encoding heme oxygenase (PFAM: Heme oxygenase), which gives rise to MTTTTSPSAQAASQDPAALSAASFSVVLRDATREEHTAAEERGFITQLMGGELSEADYWRLLAQYLPLYEALEQAIEAAAAEDDLAAAFHDPRFARVAAIRADLAARFGADHEIDAPLPITARYAHRIRTASVPQLLAHHYLRYLGDLSGGQAIGALVARHYQVPREQLTMWDFSDIDAPKRVKDAYRAHLDEITDPAVREEFLAETKLGYELAGELFTALER
- a CDS encoding acetate kinase (PFAM: Acetokinase family~TIGRFAM: acetate kinase): MADPTASRVLVINAGSSSLKFQLLAPGDGAVDATGIVERVGQEAGTAKIAAGERTSTFEGPVADHKEAMQIVESLFEDVGLSLDDDRIRAVGHRVVQGGARYSAPVLIDDQVRWDIHDLGKLAPLHNYAAVDGIDGAKALLPEVPHVAVFDTAFFTALPEAAATYALNREVAQRYRVRRYGAHGTSHQFVSETVSEHLAAQGRDVSALRQIVLHLGNGASASAVRGGAAVETSMGLTPLEGLVMGTRTGDIDPSVYIHLHRQAGYSAEDVDTVLNKRSGMIGMCGMSDFRDITAAVEAGDETATLAMDVYVHRLKKYLGSYSFVLGGLDVIAFTAGIGENVPMVRERLLAGLEGFGIELDRAANAARSSELRVISTPESAVTVMVVPTDEELSIARQSAAVAG
- a CDS encoding phosphotransacetylase (PFAM: DRTGG domain; Phosphate acetyl/butaryl transferase~TIGRFAM: phosphate acetyltransferase) translates to MYIASPEGMTGKSMVAFGLLEALASRSDRVGVYRPVVKSSRTRDYAVDLLTSHPAVDQSYEDAIGVDHELVLSDPDAAHERILARHRELAERYGVLVVLGSDYDDLANPTELAFNAEVAANMGAPVVVVLSGLDRSPDQLAALAAVSVGEFGGHHALPIAVVVNRAEPDSLEAIRDVVSARVPGPLVAAIPENPVILAPTVQELKDAVGGTLLQGNPEWLDRVAVGTVIAAMSLPNVLSRLTENCTVIAPGDRYDLLPGLVMAQQSGTFPALSSIVLTGGYDVPEEVGRLISGVQQDLPILTTELSTFDTALQVARSRGRLDVGSPQKVDAARRAVAEHLPIPDLLASLEVTRSDVVTPMMFEFELLARARGEKKTIVLPEGEEPRILAAAEAILARGVADLILLGDENTLRARAAQLGHDISEARVVSPHDEEHLERYAAEYARLRAKKGVTLEQAREKVQDVSYFGTMMVQLGEADGMVSGAAHSTAHTIRPSFEIIKTKPGAKIVSSVFLMALEDRVLVYGDCAVNPDPTAEQLADIAVQSAATAQQFGIAPRIAMLSYSTGSSGSGADVDKVREATSLVRADEPGLDVEGPIQYDAAVDASVAKTKLPDSSVAGRATVFVFPDLNTGNNTYKAVQRSAGAIAIGPVLQGLNKPVNDLSRGALVDDIINTVVITAIQAQAEPAAAPSA